A single genomic interval of Lactococcus sp. S-13 harbors:
- a CDS encoding HIT family protein, which translates to MNNCNFCQQIKAEEILLETSYFKVVFEINPVQAGHLLIMSKTHIMDIREMSDEILFDLIKLEQKCVSKISETLEVDGVTIAENNGSIMDKGTHCHVHVIPRYKNDRFWDNQNVLPHEIDILKLKENLQKI; encoded by the coding sequence ATGAATAATTGCAACTTTTGTCAGCAAATCAAAGCAGAAGAAATTTTACTGGAAACGTCATATTTCAAAGTTGTTTTTGAAATCAATCCTGTGCAAGCAGGACATTTATTGATTATGTCAAAGACACATATCATGGATATTAGAGAAATGTCTGACGAAATTTTATTTGATTTGATAAAGCTAGAGCAAAAATGCGTCAGCAAAATCTCTGAAACGCTGGAGGTTGACGGGGTGACCATTGCTGAAAATAATGGCTCCATCATGGACAAAGGGACGCATTGCCACGTTCATGTCATTCCACGTTATAAAAATGACAGATTTTGGGACAATCAAAACGTATTGCCTCATGAAATTGATATTTTAAAGTTAAAGGAAAATTTACAAAAAATTTGA
- a CDS encoding nucleotidyltransferase, whose amino-acid sequence MTEITGIIAEFNPFHKGHEYLLAQAKGLKVVAMSGNWMQRGEPAIFDKWTRAEMALRAGADLVVELPVTVSVQSADFFATGAVEILDNLGIDRLIFGSESDLNYNEIAQIYEQKAAEMESFVKNLPDALSYPEKTQLMWQEFTKLSFDGNTPNHVLALAYAKAAAGKKIELETVKRQGHFHSPSLDDEFASATALRQQLFLLTNTEKSLTDLSALKKHIPSAIWALYEQPKSGWDDFFPLLRYQILVNSLEDIFQINQELSVRIKAAAQTAQNFDELVNLIYTKRYTKARVRRLLTYVLLAIPREFEKPKTIHVLGFTKAGQEILAQNKGKIVSKIGQNPWDVLTQKADQIYQLGNPATKEQNYGRKPIILP is encoded by the coding sequence ATGACCGAAATCACAGGAATTATCGCAGAATTTAACCCTTTCCATAAGGGACATGAGTATTTGTTGGCGCAAGCCAAAGGTTTGAAAGTGGTCGCTATGTCCGGAAATTGGATGCAGCGAGGCGAACCGGCGATTTTTGATAAATGGACGCGTGCTGAAATGGCGCTCCGTGCTGGAGCAGATCTGGTGGTGGAATTGCCAGTGACTGTCTCTGTGCAGTCTGCGGATTTTTTTGCAACAGGAGCGGTGGAAATTCTTGATAACTTGGGGATTGACCGGCTTATTTTTGGCTCAGAATCTGACCTGAATTACAATGAAATTGCGCAAATTTATGAGCAAAAGGCCGCCGAAATGGAAAGTTTTGTTAAAAATTTGCCAGATGCCCTGTCCTATCCTGAAAAAACGCAGCTGATGTGGCAAGAATTTACCAAGCTTTCTTTTGATGGAAATACACCTAATCACGTCTTGGCGCTAGCTTACGCTAAGGCAGCGGCAGGTAAGAAAATTGAGCTAGAAACGGTGAAACGTCAGGGGCATTTTCATTCTCCGAGCTTGGATGACGAATTTGCGAGTGCGACGGCTTTGCGTCAGCAACTTTTTTTACTGACGAATACAGAGAAATCACTGACGGATTTGTCTGCGCTAAAAAAACACATTCCGTCAGCAATTTGGGCGCTTTATGAACAGCCTAAAAGTGGTTGGGACGATTTTTTCCCGCTTTTGCGTTATCAAATTTTGGTCAATTCGTTGGAGGATATTTTCCAAATCAATCAGGAACTTTCTGTGCGGATAAAAGCAGCTGCTCAAACAGCGCAAAACTTTGACGAATTGGTCAATCTGATTTATACCAAACGCTATACAAAAGCCCGAGTGCGGCGCTTGCTGACCTATGTGCTCCTTGCCATTCCTCGTGAATTTGAAAAGCCCAAAACCATTCATGTTCTTGGTTTTACCAAAGCAGGTCAAGAGATTTTGGCGCAAAATAAAGGAAAAATAGTGAGCAAGATTGGTCAAAATCCGTGGGACGTGCTGACGCAAAAAGCAGATCAAATTTATCAACTGGGCAATCCAGCGACCAAGGAACAAAATTACGGACGTAAACCAATTATTTTGCCTTAA
- a CDS encoding NUDIX hydrolase: MKELNQNIGFERNHQWFRYRAAGIIINDGAVLMVGNDHNDYFYSLGGAVQFGETAEQACLREVFEEAGLRCEIERLAFIHENFFTGQEADFLNDVNCHELSFYFLLKPLTDLSRLESKSFGADGSKEFLKWIPLTEYAKYKAFPRFFADALPELDTNTSVKRIVTYE; encoded by the coding sequence ATGAAAGAGCTGAATCAAAATATTGGATTTGAACGTAATCATCAGTGGTTTCGCTATCGAGCGGCTGGAATTATCATCAATGATGGCGCTGTGTTGATGGTCGGTAACGATCATAATGATTATTTTTACTCGCTTGGTGGTGCGGTGCAATTTGGCGAAACAGCCGAGCAGGCCTGTTTACGCGAAGTTTTTGAAGAAGCAGGGCTGCGCTGTGAAATTGAGCGATTAGCCTTTATTCATGAAAATTTTTTTACAGGTCAAGAGGCTGATTTCTTAAATGATGTAAATTGTCATGAGCTGAGCTTTTATTTTCTGCTGAAACCACTGACCGATTTGTCAAGGCTTGAATCCAAAAGTTTTGGTGCGGATGGCAGCAAGGAATTTTTGAAATGGATTCCGCTTACGGAATACGCAAAATACAAAGCTTTTCCAAGATTTTTTGCTGACGCCTTGCCAGAGCTGGACACAAATACGTCAGTAAAAAGGATAGTGACGTATGAATAA
- a CDS encoding class I SAM-dependent DNA methyltransferase, whose amino-acid sequence MAFYEDFSRVYDQVMDQELYEKWLAFTKRHLPKETQSIFELACGSGALSVRLAQEGYAVTGLDISEEMLTLASQKARQAGFQLDFTAGDMRALSGLGKFDAVTCYSDSLCYLENLAEVQATFDGVFDLLNDGGTFIFDVHSTYQVDEVFPNYSYHENAEDFAFLWDSFEGDVPHSIVHELSFFIQGDDGRFTRKDEVHEERTYPIDDYLAHLATAGFKEAVVCADFTDEAPDEQSSRWFFVCKK is encoded by the coding sequence ATGGCTTTTTACGAAGATTTTTCGCGTGTTTATGATCAAGTCATGGATCAAGAATTGTATGAAAAATGGTTAGCTTTTACAAAGCGTCATTTGCCAAAAGAAACGCAATCTATTTTTGAATTAGCTTGTGGCTCGGGTGCCTTGTCGGTGCGTTTGGCACAGGAAGGTTATGCGGTCACGGGGCTTGATATTTCTGAGGAAATGTTGACTTTGGCCAGCCAGAAAGCACGTCAAGCAGGTTTTCAGTTGGATTTTACAGCTGGGGATATGCGCGCCCTTTCGGGGTTGGGTAAGTTTGATGCGGTGACTTGCTATTCGGATTCGCTGTGTTATTTGGAAAATCTGGCGGAAGTGCAAGCGACCTTTGATGGGGTTTTTGACTTATTGAATGATGGTGGAACTTTTATTTTTGATGTGCATTCGACTTATCAGGTGGATGAAGTTTTCCCGAATTATTCTTATCATGAGAATGCGGAAGATTTTGCTTTTCTATGGGATTCTTTTGAAGGGGATGTGCCACACTCGATTGTGCATGAGCTGAGCTTTTTCATTCAAGGTGATGATGGGCGCTTTACACGTAAAGATGAGGTTCATGAGGAACGGACTTATCCGATTGATGATTATCTGGCGCATCTGGCGACGGCTGGTTTTAAAGAAGCAGTGGTCTGTGCCGATTTTACTGACGAAGCGCCTGATGAACAGAGTAGTCGTTGGTTTTTTGTATGTAAAAAATAA
- the hflX gene encoding GTPase HflX: MINLEEKQERILLAGVETAENYQSFESSMVELAELTKTAGGLVIDQFTQKRERPESRTMIGSGKLEQLRWAIEVGEIDTVIFNERLTPRQNVNLEAALGVKVIDRMQLILDIFAMRARSHEGMLQVEQAQLNYLLPRLAGQGIMLSRQGGGIGSKGPGETKLETDRRYIRTRIENIEKALKKVEKTRETIRQKRANSGIFRIGLIGYTNAGKSSIMNALVGLDKEQYEQDELFATLDATTKAVKLVEDFTVSLTDTVGFIQKLPTELIKAFKSTLEESANVDLLIHVVDASNPHHEIHEQTVLKIMEDLQLAAIPVLNVYNKMDKVDGEFIPTLAPAVQLSIKSEAGVQWLKTAILEKLHELFEHFELELPYEKAYQLPEIRKFALVQSVTEGERAYQITGLIAPELAWKLPTD, translated from the coding sequence TTGATAAATTTAGAAGAAAAACAAGAAAGAATACTCCTTGCCGGAGTGGAAACAGCCGAGAATTACCAGTCTTTTGAATCTTCAATGGTCGAGCTAGCTGAGCTGACTAAGACAGCTGGCGGTTTGGTCATTGATCAATTTACCCAAAAGCGTGAACGCCCAGAATCTCGTACAATGATTGGTTCGGGAAAGTTAGAACAGCTGCGTTGGGCAATTGAAGTGGGCGAGATTGATACGGTCATTTTCAATGAGCGCTTGACTCCACGCCAAAATGTGAATCTGGAAGCAGCTTTGGGCGTCAAAGTCATTGACCGAATGCAGCTAATTTTGGATATTTTCGCCATGCGTGCGCGCTCCCACGAAGGGATGCTCCAAGTGGAACAAGCTCAGCTTAACTATCTTTTGCCTCGTTTGGCGGGGCAAGGCATCATGCTCAGCCGTCAAGGTGGGGGAATTGGTTCTAAAGGGCCAGGTGAAACGAAGCTGGAAACAGACCGTCGTTACATTCGGACGCGGATTGAAAATATTGAAAAAGCGCTCAAAAAGGTAGAAAAAACGCGAGAAACCATTCGCCAAAAACGTGCTAATTCGGGAATTTTTCGGATTGGTTTGATTGGTTATACCAATGCTGGAAAATCCAGTATTATGAATGCTTTGGTTGGCTTGGACAAGGAGCAATATGAGCAAGATGAACTTTTTGCTACGCTTGACGCGACGACAAAAGCCGTCAAATTGGTTGAAGATTTCACCGTTTCGTTGACCGATACTGTCGGCTTTATCCAAAAGTTACCAACCGAGCTAATCAAAGCCTTCAAGTCGACTTTGGAAGAGTCAGCAAATGTGGATTTGTTGATTCATGTGGTGGACGCAAGCAATCCCCACCACGAAATCCATGAGCAAACAGTGCTGAAAATCATGGAAGATTTACAATTGGCAGCAATCCCTGTGCTGAATGTTTACAATAAAATGGATAAAGTTGACGGTGAATTTATTCCAACTTTGGCACCAGCAGTTCAGCTTTCGATTAAATCAGAAGCGGGCGTTCAGTGGTTGAAAACGGCAATTTTAGAAAAATTGCATGAACTTTTTGAACATTTTGAGCTAGAATTGCCCTATGAAAAAGCCTATCAACTGCCTGAAATCCGTAAATTTGCTCTGGTTCAATCCGTAACCGAAGGAGAGCGAGCTTATCAGATTACAGGATTGATTGCCCCTGAGTTGGCATGGAAATTACCAACGGATTAA
- the rsfS gene encoding ribosome silencing factor: MDSKKLLEVVVKAADDKKALDIVALDMADVTFVADYFVIMEAMNTRQLDAIADNIADQAELAGAKAAGHIEGDVKSGWVLIDLGDIVVSVFTHDERAHYNLEKLWSDAPLVDVSAFISE; encoded by the coding sequence TTGGATTCAAAAAAATTACTTGAAGTTGTTGTGAAAGCAGCAGATGACAAAAAAGCACTTGATATTGTGGCCTTGGATATGGCTGATGTGACTTTTGTAGCGGATTATTTTGTGATTATGGAAGCGATGAATACGCGTCAATTGGATGCAATCGCAGATAATATTGCGGATCAAGCTGAACTTGCTGGGGCAAAAGCAGCGGGCCATATCGAGGGCGATGTGAAATCTGGCTGGGTTTTGATTGACCTTGGTGATATCGTGGTCAGTGTGTTTACGCATGATGAACGTGCGCATTACAATTTGGAAAAATTGTGGTCAGATGCGCCATTGGTGGACGTTTCGGCGTTTATCTCTGAATAA
- a CDS encoding nicotinate-nicotinamide nucleotide adenylyltransferase, protein MAIELLTPFTKVELQTEEDEKRRAIGLFWGNFNPVHIGHLTIADQVRQQLHLEKVVFLPEHNTDGHVAAMLTAALEGHPGLEVDACRLKAKNGAGIYQTVLELREENPECDFYFIVGGDMISGLSQWEHIDELLTMMQFVGVRRLRYRAGTSYPIMWVDVPVMDVSGSLIREQLHRGVKPNFLLAPKVLDYILKEGLYV, encoded by the coding sequence ATGGCAATAGAGCTTTTGACGCCTTTTACAAAGGTCGAATTACAAACTGAAGAAGATGAGAAACGACGTGCAATCGGGCTTTTTTGGGGGAATTTTAATCCTGTACATATTGGACATTTGACAATTGCTGATCAGGTGCGTCAGCAGCTTCATCTGGAAAAGGTAGTTTTTTTACCGGAGCATAATACAGATGGTCATGTGGCTGCCATGTTGACCGCGGCGCTTGAAGGGCATCCGGGCTTAGAAGTTGATGCTTGTCGTTTAAAAGCCAAAAATGGTGCAGGAATTTATCAGACGGTGCTAGAATTGCGTGAGGAAAATCCAGAGTGTGATTTCTATTTTATTGTTGGTGGAGATATGATTTCCGGCTTGTCGCAATGGGAACATATTGATGAATTGCTGACAATGATGCAGTTTGTAGGTGTCCGAAGATTGCGGTATCGAGCTGGGACTTCTTATCCAATCATGTGGGTGGATGTTCCGGTGATGGATGTCTCGGGAAGTTTGATTCGAGAGCAATTGCACCGTGGCGTTAAGCCAAATTTCTTACTGGCACCAAAAGTTTTAGATTATATTTTGAAAGAGGGCTTGTATGTTTGA
- a CDS encoding GNAT family N-acetyltransferase, whose translation MQSYLKSKDFQPDLKKDYFLKLAEEMGELAQAMRKKQIANSTVELKGSVQEEICDVLYYTTCLANLYEMNLSEWFIAKERLNDDKYGNHWSEQLLSKPTYQIIRYTDEYREDMFLCYLLAKEALGKPHLREDLLDIQSNYFECGDEFWLAISGDNRVVGMLGEHRISDHGLFLKRFFIKPEYKGCKIGSQLLQTVEEYAKKQGITELHTRFPEHYLEAEKFYSAKGFVKIGDDENQNHLIKKL comes from the coding sequence TTGCAAAGTTATCTAAAATCAAAAGATTTTCAACCAGATTTAAAGAAAGATTATTTTCTAAAATTAGCTGAAGAAATGGGTGAGCTGGCTCAAGCCATGCGGAAAAAGCAAATTGCAAATTCAACAGTAGAACTGAAAGGTTCAGTACAAGAAGAGATTTGCGATGTGCTTTACTACACGACTTGTCTTGCGAATTTATACGAGATGAATTTGAGCGAGTGGTTCATTGCCAAAGAACGTTTGAATGACGATAAGTATGGTAATCATTGGAGTGAGCAACTTTTATCAAAGCCAACTTATCAAATCATAAGGTATACGGATGAATATCGCGAAGATATGTTTCTTTGCTACTTGTTAGCTAAAGAAGCACTTGGAAAGCCGCATTTGCGAGAAGATTTATTGGATATTCAAAGCAATTATTTTGAGTGTGGTGATGAATTTTGGTTAGCAATTTCTGGTGACAATCGTGTAGTGGGGATGCTTGGTGAACATCGCATCTCAGATCACGGGCTTTTTCTCAAACGCTTCTTTATCAAACCTGAATATAAAGGGTGTAAAATTGGTTCGCAACTCTTACAAACCGTTGAAGAATATGCAAAAAAGCAGGGAATTACGGAGCTTCACACTCGATTTCCTGAGCATTACCTTGAAGCTGAAAAATTTTACTCAGCTAAAGGATTTGTGAAAATTGGTGATGATGAAAATCAAAATCATCTTATTAAAAAATTATAG
- the yhbY gene encoding ribosome assembly RNA-binding protein YhbY: MEMNGKQKRYLRALAVNIKPIVQIGKSGLSNEILTSIRSACDARELIKVNILQNSDETTTDVAEAIEEMGLDVVQIIGRNIIVFKVSNRKENRKISTEVKNLVK; this comes from the coding sequence ATGGAAATGAATGGAAAACAGAAACGCTACTTGCGCGCTTTGGCGGTTAATATTAAACCAATTGTTCAGATTGGAAAAAGTGGTTTGTCTAATGAAATTTTGACAAGTATCCGCTCAGCTTGTGATGCACGAGAGTTGATTAAAGTTAATATTTTGCAAAACTCAGATGAAACAACGACTGATGTGGCAGAAGCAATTGAAGAAATGGGTCTTGATGTGGTGCAAATCATTGGACGAAATATCATTGTCTTTAAAGTTTCAAACCGTAAGGAAAATCGTAAAATTTCAACTGAAGTTAAAAACTTGGTGAAATAA
- a CDS encoding DUF3977 family protein, translating to MDKIFVEFGLDFDHNPCGLGRSVEVERPDGSEFRVKGKVAKFKVASFYLRLWLGKDVLIWDSQQPHFSIKHKERLNFKIVVGKWGYAQ from the coding sequence ATGGACAAAATTTTTGTGGAATTTGGTTTAGATTTTGATCATAATCCCTGTGGTTTAGGGAGAAGTGTGGAAGTTGAACGTCCTGATGGCAGTGAATTTCGAGTGAAAGGAAAGGTTGCAAAGTTCAAAGTAGCGTCTTTCTATCTGCGGCTTTGGCTGGGAAAGGATGTCCTCATTTGGGATAGTCAACAGCCTCACTTTTCAATCAAGCACAAGGAACGTTTAAATTTTAAAATTGTGGTTGGAAAGTGGGGTTATGCTCAATGA
- the yqeK gene encoding bis(5'-nucleosyl)-tetraphosphatase (symmetrical) YqeK, producing MFDFYPEVNLSREALLEKLAGAVKTSRFEHLLGVEKAAISLAKKYGVDPHKASLAGLLHDYCKEVDDETFLALIDKYDLDADLKNWDNNIWHGKVGIYKMREDFGLEDEEILRAIEIHTVGDSEMSGLAKVLYVADYIEEGRAFPGVIEARAVAAQDLNQAVAFETMRLVDYLAERRLTIYPQTFEAYNAFIGYLK from the coding sequence ATGTTTGATTTTTATCCTGAGGTTAATTTGTCACGGGAAGCTTTGCTTGAAAAATTGGCGGGGGCTGTGAAAACTTCGCGTTTTGAGCATTTGTTGGGCGTGGAAAAAGCGGCCATTTCTCTTGCTAAAAAATATGGAGTTGACCCGCATAAGGCAAGTCTTGCTGGACTTTTGCATGATTATTGTAAAGAAGTGGATGATGAAACTTTTCTGGCTTTGATTGATAAGTATGACTTGGATGCTGACCTGAAAAATTGGGATAATAATATTTGGCATGGAAAAGTCGGGATTTATAAAATGCGTGAAGATTTCGGACTCGAAGATGAAGAAATTTTGCGTGCGATTGAGATTCACACGGTGGGTGACTCTGAAATGTCGGGCTTGGCTAAGGTGTTGTACGTTGCGGATTACATCGAGGAAGGGCGTGCTTTTCCTGGTGTGATTGAGGCGCGGGCAGTGGCAGCACAAGATTTGAATCAAGCGGTGGCTTTTGAAACCATGCGCTTGGTGGATTATTTGGCGGAGCGCCGCTTGACCATTTATCCTCAGACTTTTGAGGCTTACAATGCGTTTATTGGTTATTTGAAGTGA
- the yqeH gene encoding ribosome biogenesis GTPase YqeH, with translation MEKLYCIGCGAEIQTENKDEIGFLPAGALKKKMENDEDLYCQRCFRLRHYNEIAPTSLTDADFLRLLKEIGQHNALIVNVVDIFDFNGSLIPNLHKLTGGNDLLMVANKRDVLPKSLKVGKMTAWLKEQAASRGLKPKDILVTSAKNKADVAELMEAIEYYRQGRDVYVVGVTNVGKSTLINAIIKSASGSEDVITTSRFPGTTLDKIEIPLDEDSALIDTPGIIHRGQMAHYLEPEDLKYVSPRKEIKPKTYQLNPEQTLFFGGLARFDFISGERQGMTGYFDNEINVHRTKLAGATEFYEKHKGELLAPALVNAKLVRREFKVMDKSDIVFSGLGWVRVPQKAIVAAWVPEGVEVVIRKALIG, from the coding sequence ATGGAAAAATTGTACTGCATTGGTTGTGGTGCAGAAATCCAAACGGAGAATAAAGACGAGATCGGCTTTTTGCCTGCGGGCGCTTTGAAGAAAAAAATGGAGAATGACGAGGACTTGTATTGTCAACGCTGTTTCCGCCTGCGTCATTATAATGAAATTGCACCGACAAGTCTGACGGATGCTGATTTTTTGCGCTTGTTGAAGGAAATTGGTCAGCACAATGCTTTGATTGTCAATGTGGTTGATATTTTTGATTTTAATGGCTCTTTGATTCCAAACTTGCATAAACTGACTGGGGGCAACGACTTGCTCATGGTCGCCAACAAACGTGATGTCTTGCCAAAATCTTTAAAAGTCGGGAAAATGACGGCTTGGTTGAAAGAACAAGCGGCTTCTCGTGGCTTGAAACCCAAAGATATTTTGGTGACTTCAGCGAAAAATAAGGCTGATGTTGCTGAGTTGATGGAAGCAATTGAGTATTATCGTCAGGGGCGTGATGTTTATGTGGTTGGTGTGACCAATGTTGGTAAATCTACTTTGATTAACGCCATCATCAAGTCAGCATCTGGCTCTGAGGATGTCATTACAACATCGCGTTTCCCTGGAACAACGCTGGATAAGATTGAAATTCCATTGGATGAAGATTCAGCTTTGATTGACACACCGGGGATTATTCACCGTGGACAAATGGCGCATTATCTTGAGCCTGAAGATTTGAAATATGTGTCGCCACGTAAAGAAATTAAACCCAAAACTTATCAGCTCAATCCTGAACAAACCTTGTTCTTTGGTGGTTTGGCACGTTTTGACTTTATCTCTGGCGAGCGTCAAGGGATGACGGGTTATTTTGACAATGAAATCAATGTGCATCGCACGAAACTTGCCGGAGCAACTGAATTTTACGAAAAACACAAGGGTGAATTGCTTGCCCCTGCTTTAGTTAATGCTAAACTGGTTCGTCGTGAATTTAAAGTAATGGACAAATCCGATATCGTCTTTTCTGGACTTGGCTGGGTGCGCGTGCCGCAAAAAGCAATCGTTGCAGCTTGGGTGCCAGAAGGTGTGGAAGTTGTGATACGTAAGGCCTTGATTGGATAA
- a CDS encoding GNAT family N-acetyltransferase, whose protein sequence is MIRKVKIADAQAIAHLSEVLGYLVSQAVVERNIARVLENPQHEFLVFDNGQQVVGFIEAETYEAVYSEEVMFNVLGLVVDETMQGQGIGAQLLTALEEKAKERKIRAIRLNSGSQRQGAHLFYEHQGYESNHSQKRFLKFL, encoded by the coding sequence ATGATTAGAAAAGTAAAAATAGCTGATGCTCAGGCTATTGCGCATCTTTCTGAGGTGCTCGGTTATCTTGTGAGTCAAGCGGTTGTTGAGCGAAATATTGCGCGTGTTTTGGAAAATCCACAACATGAGTTCTTAGTTTTTGATAATGGTCAGCAGGTTGTGGGCTTCATTGAGGCGGAAACTTATGAGGCGGTTTATTCTGAGGAAGTGATGTTTAATGTTCTTGGACTAGTTGTGGACGAAACAATGCAAGGACAAGGAATTGGCGCTCAATTGCTCACTGCGTTGGAAGAAAAGGCTAAAGAGCGGAAGATTCGTGCGATTCGGTTGAACTCAGGTTCGCAACGGCAGGGTGCGCATTTATTTTATGAACATCAAGGCTACGAGAGCAATCATTCACAAAAGCGTTTTTTGAAGTTTTTGTGA
- a CDS encoding YebC/PmpR family DNA-binding transcriptional regulator: MGRKWANIVAKKTAKDGATSKVYAKFGVEIYAAAKQGEPDPESNSALKFVIERAKQAQVPKHVIDKAVEKAKGGGEETFVQGRYEGFGPNGSMIVAETLTSNVNRTIANVRTTFHKNGGNIGAAGSVSYMFDNTGVIVFAGDDADAIFEILLDAEIDVRDVTAEEGNIIVYTEPTDLHKGIAALKDAGITEFSTTELELIPQSEVELSDEDLEIFAGLVDALEDDDDVQKVYHNVANL; encoded by the coding sequence ATGGGACGTAAATGGGCCAATATTGTTGCCAAAAAAACTGCTAAAGACGGGGCAACTTCTAAAGTCTATGCCAAATTTGGTGTGGAAATTTATGCTGCCGCTAAACAGGGTGAGCCAGATCCAGAATCAAATTCAGCATTAAAATTCGTTATTGAACGTGCAAAACAAGCGCAAGTGCCAAAACACGTCATTGACAAAGCGGTCGAAAAAGCAAAAGGTGGCGGTGAAGAAACTTTTGTTCAAGGACGCTACGAAGGCTTCGGGCCAAACGGCTCAATGATTGTTGCTGAAACATTGACTTCAAATGTTAACCGGACAATTGCTAATGTCCGCACAACTTTCCACAAAAATGGTGGAAATATCGGTGCGGCTGGATCAGTTAGCTATATGTTTGATAACACAGGGGTGATTGTTTTTGCTGGCGATGATGCCGATGCGATTTTTGAAATTTTGTTGGATGCTGAAATCGATGTTCGTGATGTGACTGCAGAAGAAGGAAATATCATCGTTTACACTGAGCCAACTGATTTGCACAAAGGGATTGCTGCGCTCAAAGATGCTGGTATCACTGAGTTTTCAACAACTGAACTGGAGTTGATTCCTCAATCTGAAGTAGAACTTTCAGACGAAGATTTGGAAATTTTTGCAGGACTTGTTGACGCCCTCGAAGATGATGATGATGTGCAAAAAGTTTATCACAACGTTGCCAATCTTTAA
- a CDS encoding RpiB/LacA/LacB family sugar-phosphate isomerase, whose amino-acid sequence MKIAVIQASTQVARNQLLFDETRRATAHLPAEVVNFGVFENEEKFSYVQIALCVGLLLNSGAVDFVVTGCSSGNGMNSAANALPNVISGYLPTPSDAYLFGRINQGNCASLPLGLNFGWAGELNLRFTLEKLFEEPLNTGYPKAAAERKRADATMLKSIKALAQTDMIAILEALPAAFVRPIFQKEALIAFILKEGTNEKLMEFLRERS is encoded by the coding sequence ATGAAAATTGCAGTGATTCAAGCCAGCACCCAAGTGGCTCGTAATCAACTTTTGTTTGATGAAACAAGGCGAGCGACAGCACATTTGCCTGCTGAGGTGGTTAACTTTGGTGTCTTTGAAAATGAAGAAAAATTTTCTTATGTCCAAATTGCGCTTTGTGTTGGGCTTTTGCTTAATTCAGGTGCGGTTGACTTTGTAGTAACAGGTTGTTCGTCAGGCAATGGGATGAATAGTGCAGCTAATGCACTGCCCAATGTTATTTCTGGCTATTTGCCGACACCTAGCGATGCCTATCTTTTTGGACGAATCAATCAAGGGAACTGTGCTTCATTACCGTTGGGTTTGAATTTTGGTTGGGCAGGTGAGTTGAATTTGAGGTTTACTCTTGAGAAATTGTTTGAAGAACCTCTCAACACGGGCTATCCCAAGGCAGCAGCTGAGCGGAAAAGGGCGGATGCGACCATGTTGAAATCAATAAAAGCGTTGGCTCAAACAGATATGATTGCTATTTTAGAGGCTTTACCTGCGGCGTTCGTTCGTCCCATTTTTCAAAAGGAAGCGCTGATTGCCTTTATTTTGAAAGAAGGAACAAATGAAAAGTTGATGGAATTTTTGAGGGAGAGAAGTTAG